Proteins co-encoded in one Capsicum annuum cultivar UCD-10X-F1 chromosome 9, UCD10Xv1.1, whole genome shotgun sequence genomic window:
- the LOC107854019 gene encoding probable E3 ubiquitin-protein ligase XERICO, with translation MGLSQYPTPADAGVLGVILVNTAISISIVKEILRSILRLIGIRIASWEDYSIEGSSDSLECRGSPPESYMEEFRSRTPAFRYDSLCISNHPEQECSVCLTKFEPDAGVNSLSCGHVFHKLCLEKWLRYWHVTCPLCRNYLMPQQEEDDTCPM, from the coding sequence ATGGGCCTCTCACAATATCCAACTCCAGCAGATGCAGGAGTACTAGGTGTGATTCTAGTAAACACAGCCATATCCATATCCATTGTCAAGGAGATACTACGATCGATTCTTCGCCTGATAGGCATCCGTATCGCATCATGGGAAGACTATTCTATTGAAGGCTCCTCAGACTCACTTGAATGCCGTGGAAGCCCACCAGAGTCATACATGGAGGAGTTCAGAAGCCGAACACCTGCATTTCGTTATGACTCGCTATGCATCTCTAACCACCCTGAACAAGAATGTTCTGTGTGCCTAACAAAATTTGAGCCTGATGCAGGGGTAAACAGTCTCTCATGTGGTCATGTTTTCCATAAGCTGTGTCTAGAGAAGTGGCTCAGGTATTGGCATGTAACTTGTCCTCTTTGCAGAAATTACTTGATGCCTCAACAAGAAGAGGACGATACGTGTCCAATGTGA